One part of the Arabidopsis thaliana chromosome 1 sequence genome encodes these proteins:
- a CDS encoding FAD-binding Berberine family protein — MNKMYLIFLLFFAASYSMSLSSADSVTIYEDFVQCFKNVTTISDIDLSDVVLPRTSISFTPTLRAYIRNARFNTSSMPKPSIIIVPRVDSHVQAAVICAKTLNLQLKIRSGGHDYDGLSYVSAVTFLVLDLSNFRNITVDLNDGGGSAWVQTGATLGELYYRIWEKSEVHAFPAGVCPTVGVGGHVSGGGYGHMIRKFGLTIDHVVDATIVDANGQIHDRKSMEEDLFWAIRGGGGGSFGVVLAFKVKLVTVPKTVTVFRVDKSVDENALDMVYKWQFVAPRTDPGLFMRVLLSSPTQNKTSTVNTKLRALYLGKADDVVLKMAEEFPELGLKKEDCKEMTWIQSLLWWMNHVDVDKVKPEILLEREPDSAKFLKRKSDYVEKEMTKPELNRLFQKLATLDRTGLVLNPYGGSLNVTAVNATAFPHRHKLYKIQHSVTWPDAGPEAERLYIGNLRTTYNIMTPFVSKNPRSSYLNYRDIDIGVNDHGADGYRKGEIYGRKYFGENFDRLVRVKTAVDPDNFFRNEQSIPTLPPNRR, encoded by the coding sequence atgaacaaaatgtatcttatctttcttctaTTCTTCGCTGCATCGTACTCAATGTCATTGAGTTCTGCAGATTCCGTAACTATCTACGAAGATTTTGTCCAATGTTTCAAAAACGTGACAACTATCTCCGACATTGATCTCTCCGACGTCGTTTTACCACGTACTAGCATTTCCTTCACTCCTACCTTACGCGCCTACATCAGAAACGCCCGTTTCAACACCTCCTCAATGCCAAAACCGTCGATCATCATCGTGCCCCGTGTCGATTCACACGTTCAAGCCGCCGTGATTTGCGCCAAAACGCTTAATCTCCAGCTGAAGATTCGTAGCGGCGGTCATGACTACGACGGTCTTTCTTACGTCTCCGCCGTAACGTTCCTCGTACTTGATCTATCCAATTTCCGAAACATCACCGTCGATTTAAACGACGGAGGAGGATCCGCTTGGGTACAAACCGGCGCGACGCTCGGCGAGCTTTATTATAGGATCTGGGAGAAGAGCGAGGTCCATGCTTTCCCTGCCGGAGTTTGTCCTACCGTCGGCGTTGGAGGACACGTTAGCGGTGGTGGATACGGACACATGATTCGAAAATTCGGACTCACTATAGATCACGTCGTCGACGCTACAATCGTTGACGCTAACGGTCAGATTCACGATCGGAAATCGATGGAAGAAGATCTCTTCTGGGCGATTCGCGGCGGAGGCGGCGGAAGCTTCGGCGTCGTTTTAGCTTTCAAAGTGAAACTCGTGACCGTTCCAAAAACCGTAACCGTTTTCAGAGTTGATAAGTCTGTAGACGAAAATGCCCTTgacatggtttacaaatgGCAATTCGTAGCTCCTAGAACCGACCCGGGTTTATTCATGAGAGTGTTGTTATCATCTCCGACGCAGAACAAAACAAGTACGGTGAACACTAAACTCAGGGCGTTGTATCTTGGAAAAGcagacgacgtcgttttaaaGATGGCGGAGGAGTTTCCGGAGTTGggtttgaagaaagaagattgtAAGGAGATGACGTGGATCCAATCACTCTTATGGTGGATGAATCATGTAGACGTGGACAAAGTCAAACCGGAGATATTACTCGAGAGAGAACCGGATTCGGCTAAATTTCTCAAGAGAAAATCAGATTAcgtagagaaagagatgaccAAACCAGAATTAAACCGGTTGTTTCAGAAATTGGCGACGTTAGATAGaaccggtttggttttgaatccGTATGGAGGGAGTTTAAACGTGACCGCAGTGAATGCAACGGCGTTTCCGCATCGGCACAAACTATATAAGATCCAGCATTCGGTGACTTGGCCCGATGCTGGACCGGAAGCGGAAAGACTTTACATTGGTAATTTAAGAACGACTTATAATATTATGACTCCGTTTGTGTCGAAAAATCCTAGGAGTTCGTATTTAAACTATAGGGATATTGATATCGGGGTTAATGATCATGGAGCGGATGGTTATCGAAAGGGAGAAATCTATGGGAGGAAGTATTTTGGCGAGAATTTTGATCGATTGGTTCGTGTTAAAACGGCTGTTGATCCGGATAATTTCTTTAGAAATGAGCAGAGTATACCAACTTTACCTCCTAATAGAAGATAG
- a CDS encoding FAD-binding Berberine family protein (FAD-binding Berberine family protein; FUNCTIONS IN: electron carrier activity, oxidoreductase activity, FAD binding, catalytic activity; LOCATED IN: endomembrane system; EXPRESSED IN: sperm cell, flower; EXPRESSED DURING: 4 anthesis; CONTAINS InterPro DOMAIN/s: FAD-binding, type 2 (InterPro:IPR016166), Berberine/berberine-like (InterPro:IPR012951), FAD linked oxidase, N-terminal (InterPro:IPR006094); BEST Arabidopsis thaliana protein match is: FAD-binding Berberine family protein (TAIR:AT1G11770.1); Has 4744 Blast hits to 4529 proteins in 741 species: Archae - 32; Bacteria - 2167; Metazoa - 1; Fungi - 1713; Plants - 697; Viruses - 0; Other Eukaryotes - 134 (source: NCBI BLink).): MYLIFLLFFAASYSMSLSSADSVTIYEDFVQCFKNVTTISDIDLSDVVLPRTSISFTPTLRAYIRNARFNTSSMPKPSIIIVPRVDSHVQAAVICAKTLNLQLKIRSGGHDYDGLSYVSAVTFLVLDLSNFRNITVDLNDGGGSAWVQTGATLGELYYRIWEKSEVHAFPAGVCPTVGVGGHVSGGGYGHMIRKFGLTIDHVVDATIVDANGQIHDRKSMEEDLFWAIRGGGGGSFGVVLAFKVKLVTVPKTVTVFRVDKSVDENALDMVYKWQFVAPRTDPGLFMRVLLSSPTQNKTSTVNTKLRALYLGKADDVVLKMAEEFPELGLKKEDCKEMTWIQSLLWWMNHVDVDKVKPEILLEREPDSAKFLKRKSDYVEKEMTKPELNRLFQKLATLDRTGLVLNPYGGSLNVTAVNATAFPHRHKLYKIQHSVTWPDAGPEAERLYIGNLRTTYNIMTPFVSKNPRSSYLNYRDIDIGVNDHGADGYRKGEIYGRKYFGENFDRLVRVKTAVDPDNFFRNEQSIPTLPPNRR, translated from the coding sequence atgtatcttatctttcttctaTTCTTCGCTGCATCGTACTCAATGTCATTGAGTTCTGCAGATTCCGTAACTATCTACGAAGATTTTGTCCAATGTTTCAAAAACGTGACAACTATCTCCGACATTGATCTCTCCGACGTCGTTTTACCACGTACTAGCATTTCCTTCACTCCTACCTTACGCGCCTACATCAGAAACGCCCGTTTCAACACCTCCTCAATGCCAAAACCGTCGATCATCATCGTGCCCCGTGTCGATTCACACGTTCAAGCCGCCGTGATTTGCGCCAAAACGCTTAATCTCCAGCTGAAGATTCGTAGCGGCGGTCATGACTACGACGGTCTTTCTTACGTCTCCGCCGTAACGTTCCTCGTACTTGATCTATCCAATTTCCGAAACATCACCGTCGATTTAAACGACGGAGGAGGATCCGCTTGGGTACAAACCGGCGCGACGCTCGGCGAGCTTTATTATAGGATCTGGGAGAAGAGCGAGGTCCATGCTTTCCCTGCCGGAGTTTGTCCTACCGTCGGCGTTGGAGGACACGTTAGCGGTGGTGGATACGGACACATGATTCGAAAATTCGGACTCACTATAGATCACGTCGTCGACGCTACAATCGTTGACGCTAACGGTCAGATTCACGATCGGAAATCGATGGAAGAAGATCTCTTCTGGGCGATTCGCGGCGGAGGCGGCGGAAGCTTCGGCGTCGTTTTAGCTTTCAAAGTGAAACTCGTGACCGTTCCAAAAACCGTAACCGTTTTCAGAGTTGATAAGTCTGTAGACGAAAATGCCCTTgacatggtttacaaatgGCAATTCGTAGCTCCTAGAACCGACCCGGGTTTATTCATGAGAGTGTTGTTATCATCTCCGACGCAGAACAAAACAAGTACGGTGAACACTAAACTCAGGGCGTTGTATCTTGGAAAAGcagacgacgtcgttttaaaGATGGCGGAGGAGTTTCCGGAGTTGggtttgaagaaagaagattgtAAGGAGATGACGTGGATCCAATCACTCTTATGGTGGATGAATCATGTAGACGTGGACAAAGTCAAACCGGAGATATTACTCGAGAGAGAACCGGATTCGGCTAAATTTCTCAAGAGAAAATCAGATTAcgtagagaaagagatgaccAAACCAGAATTAAACCGGTTGTTTCAGAAATTGGCGACGTTAGATAGaaccggtttggttttgaatccGTATGGAGGGAGTTTAAACGTGACCGCAGTGAATGCAACGGCGTTTCCGCATCGGCACAAACTATATAAGATCCAGCATTCGGTGACTTGGCCCGATGCTGGACCGGAAGCGGAAAGACTTTACATTGGTAATTTAAGAACGACTTATAATATTATGACTCCGTTTGTGTCGAAAAATCCTAGGAGTTCGTATTTAAACTATAGGGATATTGATATCGGGGTTAATGATCATGGAGCGGATGGTTATCGAAAGGGAGAAATCTATGGGAGGAAGTATTTTGGCGAGAATTTTGATCGATTGGTTCGTGTTAAAACGGCTGTTGATCCGGATAATTTCTTTAGAAATGAGCAGAGTATACCAACTTTACCTCCTAATAGAAGATAG
- a CDS encoding elongation factor G, putative (DUF668), with protein MGGVCSCVFKDDDKKKKLRSNDDDKSRGFSGKLKSMRRSKTSDSYYSDNYGGSRRKSSKPDEVVFNFSGELGPMPPLRNDSTKFMQRNSFMGRAGVMGLEKAVEVLDTLGSSMTRMNPSNAYLSGVTSSRGGKVTILAFEVANTIAKGAALLQSLSEENLKFMKKDMLHSEEVKKLVSTDTTELQILAASDKREELDLFSGEVIRFGNMCKDLQWHNLDRYFMKLDTENSQHKLLKDDAEARMQELVTLARITSELYHELQALDRFEQDYRRKLAEVESLNLPRRGEGIVILQNELKQQKKLVKSLQKKSLWSQNLAEIIEKLVDVVSYIRQTIVEVFGNNGLRDNEGEQGRERLGEAGLSLHYANLIQQIDNIASRPSSLPSNVRDTLYNALPATVKTALRPRLQTLDQEEELSVPEIKAEMEKSLQWLVPFAENTTKAHQGFGWVGEWANSR; from the exons ATGGGAGGTGTTTGTTCTTGTGTATTcaaagatgatgataagaagaagaagttgagatCAAACGATGATGATAAGTCAAGAGGGTTTTCTGGGAAACTTAAGTCTATGAGAAGAAGTAAAACCTCTGATTCTTATTATTCAGATAATTACGGAGGCTCAAGACGGAAAAGTTCTAAGCCTGATGAGgttgttttcaacttttctgGCGAGCTTGGTCCGATGCCTCCATTAAGGAACGATTCCACcaag TTTATGCAGAGGAACTCGTTTATGGGACGGGCTGGGGTAATGGGGCTAGAGAAAGCTGTTGAAGTTCTAGACACGCTCGGGAGCAGCATGACTCGTATGAATCCGAGCAACGCGTATCTCTCTGGTGTTACATCGTCCCGTGGTGGCAAAGTCACTATATTGGCTTTTGAAGTGGCCAATACTATTGCCAAAGGTGCTGCTTTGCTGCAATCTTTGTCTGAAGAGAATCTCAAGTTCATGAAGAAAGATATGTTGCATTCCGAGGAAGTCAAGAAGTTGGTTTCTACGGATACCACAGAGTTGCAAATTCTTGCTGCTTCTGACAAAAG GGAGGAACTCGATCTTTTCTCTGGAGAGGTTATCAGGTTTGGTAATATGTGCAAAGATCTGCAGTGGCACAATCTCGATCGATATTTTATGAA GCTTGACACAGAGAACTCACAGCATAAACTGCTCAAAGATGATGCAGAGGCAAGGATGCAAGAGCTCGTCACTCTTGCCAGAATCACTTCT GAGTTATATCACGAGTTGCAAGCTTTGGATAGGTTTGAACAAGATTACAGGAGAAAGCTTGCAGAAGTAGAGTCTTTAAACCTCCCTCGGAGAG GAGAGGGTATCGTCATCTTACAAAATGAACtaaaacaacagaagaaactCGTGAAGAGCTTACAGAAGAAATCCCTATGGTCCCAGAATCTGGCAGAG ATAATTGAGAAGCTTGTGGATGTTGTAAGTTATATACGGCAGACGATTGTGGAAGTTTTTGGCAACAATG GTCTAAGAGACAATGAAGGGGAGCAGGGAAGAGAACGATTAGGTGAAGCCGGTCTTTCGTTACACTATGCTAATCTAATACAACAAATCGATAATATT GCGTCTCGACCATCGTCACTTCCTTCTAATGTAAGGGACACGCTGTACAATGCATTACCCGCTACTGTCAAGACAGCTCTTCGTCCTCGGCTACAAACTCTTGATCAGGAGGAAGAG CTTTCAGTACCTGAGATCAAAGCTGAAATGGAGAAGTCGCTTCAATGGCTTGTCCCGTTCGCTGAAAACACCACCAA AGCACATCAAGGCTTCGGATGGGTAGGTGAATGGGCAAATTCAAGGTAA
- a CDS encoding TPRXL (unknown protein; FUNCTIONS IN: molecular_function unknown; INVOLVED IN: biological_process unknown; LOCATED IN: endomembrane system; EXPRESSED IN: hypocotyl, root, pollen tube; Has 1177 Blast hits to 607 proteins in 189 species: Archae - 0; Bacteria - 312; Metazoa - 195; Fungi - 185; Plants - 27; Viruses - 16; Other Eukaryotes - 442 (source: NCBI BLink).) has protein sequence MDMKFAKTGRCMLTIIFCLLVSSISEAAQVTKITTPLEPTGGVSVNQNQPILGQPSSSSPVNQPLTGLSQPLIGFNQPSSTGLKQPILGQPSTSSSVNQPLTGINQPLTGFNQPSSTGLNNPILGQPSTSSSLNQPLTGFNQPSSTGFNQPISSSSSSSSSAQNQPFTNRLNQNNLSGVPFLNGNSKLKVSGTKIIFIWIGLFLALHGTDRN, from the coding sequence ATGGACATGAAATTCGCCAAAACCGGGAGATGTATGCTCACAATCATTTTCTGCCTTCTGGTATCATCAATTTCAGAGGCTGCACAAGTAACCAAAATCACCACACCATTAGAACCAACAGGAGGAGTAAGCGTGAACCAGAACCAACCAATTCTTGgtcaaccttcttcttcttcacctgtAAACCAGCCTTTAACCGGGTTAAGCCAACCATTAATCGGATTCAATCAACCTTCATCAACTGGTTTGAAGCAACCAATTCTTGGTCAGCCAtctacttcttcttcggtAAACCAGCCTTTAACCGGGATAAATCAACCATTAACCGGATTTAATCAGCCATCATCAACTGGACTCAACAATCCAATTCTTGGTCAGCcatctacttcttcttcccttaACCAACCTTTAACCGGGTTTAATCAACCATCATCAACTGGATTCAACCAACCgatttcttcgtcttcttcttcatcatcatctgctCAAAATCAACCCTTTACGAATCGACTCAACCAGAACAATCTCTCTGGCGTTCCATTTCTTAATGGAAATTCAAAGTTGAAGGTCTCCGGCACAAAGATTATCTTTATCTGGATTGGTCTTTTCCTTGCTTTGCACGGTACTGACAGGAACTGA
- a CDS encoding FAD-binding Berberine family protein (FAD-binding Berberine family protein; FUNCTIONS IN: electron carrier activity, oxidoreductase activity, FAD binding, catalytic activity; LOCATED IN: endomembrane system; CONTAINS InterPro DOMAIN/s: FAD-binding, type 2 (InterPro:IPR016166), Berberine/berberine-like (InterPro:IPR012951), FAD linked oxidase, N-terminal (InterPro:IPR006094); BEST Arabidopsis thaliana protein match is: FAD-binding Berberine family protein (TAIR:AT1G30720.1); Has 4813 Blast hits to 4783 proteins in 792 species: Archae - 53; Bacteria - 2083; Metazoa - 8; Fungi - 1639; Plants - 818; Viruses - 0; Other Eukaryotes - 212 (source: NCBI BLink).) has protein sequence MEKLLIICMLLISVLVATSQSQTDPETFLRCLVREGSNPQVFISDVTYIPSNSSFTTVLRRRIPNLRFDKPTTPKPIAIITPTTWSHISPVLACARLFPVQVRIRSGGHDFEGLSYTSTAPFFLIDLLNFKSVDVNLTEGTAWVDTGATLGELYYKIAEKSNVLGFPAGLCTTLGVGGHISGGGYGTMMRKYGLSVDNVVGSRIIDSNGNTYFDRMSMGEELFWAVRGGGAASFGIVMGYKIRLVPVPEKVTVFSVGKTVGEGAVDLIMKWQNFSHSTDRNLFVKLTLTLVNGAKPGEKKVLATFIGMNLGGFDKTLNVMNRDFPELKLKKTDCTEMRWIDSVLFWAGYPVGTPTSVLLNPTVTKKLFMKRKSDYVKRPVSRTGLGLILKKLVELEKVEMNWNPYGGRMGEIPSSRTPFPHRGGNLFNIEYIIDWSEAGDNVEKKYLALANEFYRFMTPYVSSNPREAFLNYRDIDIGSSGNSTYEEGKIYGAKYFKDNFERLVDIKTKFDEINFWRNEQSIPVRK, from the coding sequence CCATCAAACTCCTCTTTCACCACCGTCCTCCGCCGCCGCATACCTAACCTCCGTTTCGACAAACCCACCACCCCAAAACCCATCGCCATCATCACCCCCACCACGTGGTCACACATTTCTCCGGTGCTAGCTTGCGCACGCTTGTTCCCTGTCCAGGTCAGGATCCGAAGCGGCGGCCACGACTTCGAAGGACTCTCTTACACCTCCACAGCTCCGTTCTTCCTCATCGACTTGCTCAACTTCAAATCCGTTGATGTGAATCTCACGGAAGGAACGGCTTGGGTTGATACCGGCGCTACACTGGGAGAGCTTTATTATAAAATCGCTGAGAAAAGCAATGTTCTTGGGTTTCCGGCGGGTTTGTGTACTACATTGGGCGTTGGTGGACATATTAGCGGCGGAGGGTACGGGACAATGATGAGAAAGTATGGTTTGTCGGTGGACAACGTTGTCGGCTCCAGGATCATCGACTCTAATGGGAACACCTACTTCGATCGAATGTCGATGGGGGAAGAGCTTTTCTGGGCGGTTCGAGGAGGTGGAGCCGCGAGTTTCGGCATCGTGATGGGATACAAAATCCGGTTGGTTCCGGTTCCGGAGAAAGTTACGGTTTTTAGCGTCGGAAAAACCGTCGGAGAAGGAGCCGTTGATCTTATAATGAAGTGGCAGAACTTCTCTCATAGTACGGATCGGAATTTGTTTGTGAAGCTGACTTTGACTTTAGTCAACGGTGCAAAGCCGGGtgaaaaaaaggttttagcGACTTTCATTGGGATGAATCTTGGCGGGTTTGATAAGACGTTGAACGTGATGAACCGGGATTTCCCGGAGTTAAAGCTGAAGAAAACCGATTGTACCGAGATGAGATGGATCGATTCGGTTCTGTTTTGGGCCGGTTATCCGGTTGGTACACCGACTTCTGTGCTACTAAACCCTACGGTCACAAAAAAGTTGTTCATGAAACGGAAATCGGACTACGTGAAGCGTCCGGTTTCGAGAACCGGCCTCGGTTTGATACTCAAGAAATTGGTTGAGTTGGAGAAAGTTGAAATGAATTGGAATCCGTATGGAGGAAGAATGGGTGAGATCCCGAGTTCGAGGACACCTTTCCCACATAGAGGAGGCAATTTGTTCAACATTGAATATATCATAGACTGGTCAGAAGCTGGAGATAATGTGGAGAAGAAATATTTGGCGCTCGCAAATGAGTTTTATAGATTCATGACCCCGTACGTGTCTAGTAATCCGAGGGAGGCGTTTTTGAATTACCGTGATATTGACATTGGGTCAAGTGGTAATTCCACGTACGAGGAAGGTAAAATCTATGGGGCTAAATATTTCAAAGACAATTTCGAGAGGTTAGTGGATATCAAAACCAAGTTCGATGAGATAAACTTTTGGAGGAACGAACAAAGTATTCCGGTCCGGAAGTAA
- a CDS encoding elongation factor G, putative (DUF668) (Protein of unknown function (DUF668); CONTAINS InterPro DOMAIN/s: Protein of unknown function DUF668 (InterPro:IPR007700), Protein of unknown function DUF3475 (InterPro:IPR021864); BEST Arabidopsis thaliana protein match is: Protein of unknown function (DUF668) (TAIR:AT1G34320.1); Has 465 Blast hits to 399 proteins in 71 species: Archae - 2; Bacteria - 14; Metazoa - 66; Fungi - 16; Plants - 336; Viruses - 0; Other Eukaryotes - 31 (source: NCBI BLink).), producing MGGVCSCVFKDDDKKKKLRSNDDDKSRGFSGKLKSMRRSKTSDSYYSDNYGGSRRKSSKPDEVVFNFSGELGPMPPLRNDSTKFMQRNSFMGRAGVMGLEKAVEVLDTLGSSMTRMNPSNAYLSGVTSSRGGKVTILAFEVANTIAKGAALLQSLSEENLKFMKKDMLHSEEVKKLVSTDTTELQILAASDKREELDLFSGEVIRFGNMCKDLQWHNLDRYFMKLDTENSQHKLLKDDAEARMQELVTLARITSELYHELQALDRFEQDYRRKLAEVESLNLPRRGEGIVILQNELKQQKKLVKSLQKKSLWSQNLAEIIEKLVDVVSYIRQTIVEVFGNNGLRDNEGEQGRERLGEAGLSLHYANLIQQIDNIASRPSSLPSNVRDTLYNALPATVKTALRPRLQTLDQEEELSVPEIKAEMEKSLQWLVPFAENTTKAHQGFGWVGEWANSRIEFGKGKGKGENNGNPTRLQTLHHADKPIVDSYVLELVVWLHRLMKSSKKRAHGVKLQETNHVSPPNNRTISNTQLSLSPDFTYKNQLSLEDRLLLDRVQSIRFGPNLSKSQELVGLKKNKKGFKIWALSRSTGNSPKVDLSDKNSSSDLDVLDGLDFAFQ from the exons ATGGGAGGTGTTTGTTCTTGTGTATTcaaagatgatgataagaagaagaagttgagatCAAACGATGATGATAAGTCAAGAGGGTTTTCTGGGAAACTTAAGTCTATGAGAAGAAGTAAAACCTCTGATTCTTATTATTCAGATAATTACGGAGGCTCAAGACGGAAAAGTTCTAAGCCTGATGAGgttgttttcaacttttctgGCGAGCTTGGTCCGATGCCTCCATTAAGGAACGATTCCACcaag TTTATGCAGAGGAACTCGTTTATGGGACGGGCTGGGGTAATGGGGCTAGAGAAAGCTGTTGAAGTTCTAGACACGCTCGGGAGCAGCATGACTCGTATGAATCCGAGCAACGCGTATCTCTCTGGTGTTACATCGTCCCGTGGTGGCAAAGTCACTATATTGGCTTTTGAAGTGGCCAATACTATTGCCAAAGGTGCTGCTTTGCTGCAATCTTTGTCTGAAGAGAATCTCAAGTTCATGAAGAAAGATATGTTGCATTCCGAGGAAGTCAAGAAGTTGGTTTCTACGGATACCACAGAGTTGCAAATTCTTGCTGCTTCTGACAAAAG GGAGGAACTCGATCTTTTCTCTGGAGAGGTTATCAGGTTTGGTAATATGTGCAAAGATCTGCAGTGGCACAATCTCGATCGATATTTTATGAA GCTTGACACAGAGAACTCACAGCATAAACTGCTCAAAGATGATGCAGAGGCAAGGATGCAAGAGCTCGTCACTCTTGCCAGAATCACTTCT GAGTTATATCACGAGTTGCAAGCTTTGGATAGGTTTGAACAAGATTACAGGAGAAAGCTTGCAGAAGTAGAGTCTTTAAACCTCCCTCGGAGAG GAGAGGGTATCGTCATCTTACAAAATGAACtaaaacaacagaagaaactCGTGAAGAGCTTACAGAAGAAATCCCTATGGTCCCAGAATCTGGCAGAG ATAATTGAGAAGCTTGTGGATGTTGTAAGTTATATACGGCAGACGATTGTGGAAGTTTTTGGCAACAATG GTCTAAGAGACAATGAAGGGGAGCAGGGAAGAGAACGATTAGGTGAAGCCGGTCTTTCGTTACACTATGCTAATCTAATACAACAAATCGATAATATT GCGTCTCGACCATCGTCACTTCCTTCTAATGTAAGGGACACGCTGTACAATGCATTACCCGCTACTGTCAAGACAGCTCTTCGTCCTCGGCTACAAACTCTTGATCAGGAGGAAGAG CTTTCAGTACCTGAGATCAAAGCTGAAATGGAGAAGTCGCTTCAATGGCTTGTCCCGTTCGCTGAAAACACCACCAA AGCACATCAAGGCTTCGGATGGGTAGGTGAATGGGCAAATTCAAG GATAGAGTTTGggaaaggaaaaggaaaaggcGAGAACAACGGGAATCCAACACGACTTCAGACGCTTCATCATGCGGATAAACCAATAGTTGATTCATATGTACTCGAACTCGTTGTATGGCTTCATCGACTAATGAAGTCATCAAAGAAACGTGCTCACGGCGTTAAGCTTCAAGAAACCAACCATGTCTCTCCACCCAACAACAGAACCATCTCCAACACGCAACTATCACTCTCCCCTGACTTCACCTACAAAAACCAGCTCTCTCTAGAAGACAGGTTGTTGTTAGACAGAGTCCAAAGTATAAGATTTGGTCCAAATCTAAGTAAGAGTCAAGAGTTAGTCggcttgaagaagaacaagaaaggaTTCAAGATTTGGGCACTGAGTAGAAGTACAGGAAACTCTCCAAAAGTTGATCTTTCAGATAAGAACTCTTCTAGTGATTTGGATGTCCTTGATGGTTTGGATTTCGCTTTCCAATAG